In Halarcobacter bivalviorum, a genomic segment contains:
- a CDS encoding cytochrome-c peroxidase, producing MKYLNLVTLVTTALVFTACTNSTLSKEEILKQTKQKEQLGKVLFFDKNLSKNRTQACATCHNPDAGFADDRDNGIKSMASLGDDGKSLGDRQAPSAAYAMFSPKFHYDKKNDKYIGGQFWDGREDTLAGQAGGPPTNPIEMGMPSKEAVVERLKENSYYIETFKTIYGEDIFSSNEKAYSAMTDSIEKFEQTKEFAPFDSKYDRYLRGEYDLTPLEDLGRSLFFSNANNSCANCHLSKKEDSEGETFTNFEYHNIGTPINHELRAVNGVKEIDKGLLANPKVIDEKHLGKYKVPTLRNVAVTGPYMHNGVFKDLKTVVEFYDKYNNKERTINPETNKPWDEPEVKETISLEELKAKKQNDRKVEALVAFMKLLTDKRYEHLLEEE from the coding sequence ATGAAATATTTAAATTTAGTTACTTTGGTAACTACTGCTTTAGTTTTTACTGCGTGTACAAACTCTACATTATCAAAAGAAGAGATTTTAAAGCAGACAAAGCAAAAAGAACAATTAGGGAAGGTTCTATTTTTTGATAAAAACCTTTCAAAAAATAGAACTCAAGCTTGTGCCACATGTCATAATCCAGATGCTGGTTTTGCAGATGACAGAGACAATGGAATTAAGAGTATGGCTTCACTAGGAGATGATGGGAAATCTTTAGGTGATAGACAAGCTCCAAGTGCAGCTTATGCTATGTTTAGTCCAAAATTTCACTATGATAAAAAAAATGATAAATATATTGGTGGACAATTTTGGGATGGAAGAGAAGATACTTTAGCCGGTCAAGCTGGAGGACCTCCCACAAATCCTATTGAAATGGGAATGCCTTCAAAAGAAGCTGTTGTTGAAAGATTAAAAGAGAACTCATATTATATTGAGACTTTTAAAACTATTTATGGAGAAGATATTTTCTCTTCAAATGAGAAAGCCTATAGTGCAATGACAGATTCAATAGAAAAATTTGAACAAACAAAAGAGTTTGCTCCTTTTGATTCAAAATATGATAGATATTTAAGAGGAGAGTATGATTTAACACCTTTAGAGGATTTAGGAAGATCACTATTTTTCTCAAATGCAAATAACTCTTGTGCAAATTGCCACCTTAGCAAAAAAGAGGATTCAGAAGGTGAAACATTTACAAATTTTGAATACCATAATATAGGAACACCAATTAACCATGAACTAAGAGCAGTAAATGGGGTAAAAGAGATTGATAAAGGTTTATTAGCAAATCCAAAAGTTATCGATGAAAAACATTTAGGAAAATATAAAGTTCCAACTTTAAGAAATGTAGCAGTTACAGGTCCATATATGCACAATGGAGTATTTAAGGATTTAAAAACTGTTGTGGAGTTTTATGATAAATATAATAATAAAGAAAGAACAATTAATCCAGAAACAAATAAACCTTGGGATGAACCAGAAGTAAAAGAGACTATCTCTTTAGAAGAGTTAAAAGCTAAAAAACAAAATGATAGAAAAGTAGAAGCTTTAGTTGCTTTTATGAAATTACTAACAGATAAAAGATATGAACACTTATTAGAAGAGGAATAA
- a CDS encoding ATP-dependent zinc protease codes for MKIVGKKELISIIDLELEELDAKIDTGADSNALHCDDIIIENEIVHFTLVDDVHPSYHGKRMSMPLYKLKKVKSSNGQLQIRPSIKVSVEFMGKRYKSIITLTNRADMKLPMLIGRKFLSKRFLVDVSKEYLSKQQ; via the coding sequence ATGAAAATAGTAGGAAAAAAAGAACTTATTTCTATAATCGATTTAGAATTAGAAGAATTAGATGCCAAAATTGATACTGGTGCAGACTCAAATGCTTTGCATTGTGATGATATAATCATTGAAAATGAGATAGTACATTTTACATTAGTTGATGATGTACATCCATCTTACCATGGAAAAAGAATGAGTATGCCTTTATACAAATTAAAAAAAGTAAAAAGTTCAAATGGACAACTACAAATTAGACCTTCTATTAAAGTTAGTGTAGAGTTTATGGGCAAAAGATATAAAAGTATAATTACACTTACAAATAGAGCAGATATGAAATTACCTATGTTAATTGGAAGAAAATTTTTAAGTAAAAGATTTCTTGTTGATGTATCAAAAGAATATCTATCAAAACAACAATAA
- the rimK gene encoding 30S ribosomal protein S6--L-glutamate ligase: protein MRVYILSRNPKLYSTKRLVEAGRSKGWEVRVVDYLKCTIEIIKGELLINYLGKKLPTPDAIIPRIGASRTFYGTAMVRHFEMMDVFSTSGNLAIARSRDKLRSLQVLSKNSVDMPRTVFASNKSTAKDVIALSGGAPLVLKILEGTQGVGVVLVDSEKAAKSVLDAFYGMDVNLLVQEFIEEAGGADIRALVVGGEVVGAMKRQGAEGDFRSNLHQGGSATSYKLNRKEKATALAAAKAMGLGVCGVDMIPSSRGPLVMEVNSSPGLEGIEKSTGIDIAGKIMDYIEKNVPEAGPNKKRKIKRDNIGA from the coding sequence ATGAGAGTATATATATTATCAAGAAACCCAAAATTATATTCAACAAAAAGATTAGTTGAAGCAGGTAGAAGTAAAGGTTGGGAAGTAAGAGTTGTTGATTATCTAAAGTGTACAATTGAGATTATCAAAGGTGAACTATTAATCAACTATTTAGGGAAAAAACTTCCTACTCCTGATGCGATTATTCCTAGAATCGGAGCAAGTAGAACATTCTATGGTACTGCTATGGTTAGACACTTTGAGATGATGGATGTATTTAGTACTTCTGGAAACTTGGCAATTGCTAGAAGTAGAGATAAACTAAGAAGTTTACAAGTTTTATCAAAAAATAGTGTTGATATGCCAAGAACAGTTTTTGCTTCAAATAAATCTACAGCAAAAGATGTTATTGCTCTAAGTGGTGGAGCTCCGTTAGTTCTTAAAATTTTAGAGGGAACTCAAGGTGTTGGTGTTGTTTTAGTAGATAGTGAAAAAGCTGCGAAGTCAGTATTAGATGCCTTTTATGGAATGGATGTAAACTTACTTGTACAAGAGTTTATTGAAGAAGCAGGAGGTGCTGATATTAGAGCCTTGGTTGTAGGAGGAGAAGTTGTTGGGGCTATGAAAAGACAAGGTGCAGAAGGAGATTTTAGATCAAACTTACACCAAGGAGGAAGTGCTACTTCTTATAAGTTAAATAGAAAAGAAAAAGCTACTGCTTTAGCTGCTGCAAAAGCTATGGGATTAGGAGTTTGTGGAGTTGATATGATTCCATCTAGTCGTGGTCCTCTTGTTATGGAAGTTAACTCAAGCCCTGGATTAGAAGGTATAGAAAAATCAACAGGTATTGATATTGCAGGAAAAATCATGGATTATATTGAAAAAAATGTACCAGAAGCAGGACCAAATAAAAAAAGGAAAATTAAAAGAGATAATATAGGAGCTTAA
- a CDS encoding succinylglutamate desuccinylase/aspartoacylase family protein, which yields MEKLIIADTEIEKGTNITLDLKLPKLYHSPMRLPVRIIRGKRVGPTIFVSAAIHGDELNGIEIIRRLRKLTILKKLKGTLILIPIVNTYGVTTLSRYMPDRRDLNRSFPGSKKGSLASRIAKIFFDEIVTKCDFGIDLHTASIHKSNLPQIRTDINNPFTYDLAKSFEAPVVLHSELRDGSLREEAQNKGIPILLYEAGEALRFDEKSIRIGVKGIVNVLRDLDMLPKSTKRKKYKLPIIAKNSQWIRSTESGIIRTIKGLGETVKEDEIIAYVDEPLDDISYEIRATFDGIIIGKSEIPLIQEGDAIFHIAKLKHLEMAENKIEYFHEDAINENEFVELDKDEII from the coding sequence ATGGAGAAGTTAATAATAGCTGATACGGAGATAGAGAAAGGGACGAATATAACCCTTGATTTAAAACTTCCAAAGCTATATCACTCTCCTATGAGGCTTCCTGTAAGAATTATAAGAGGGAAAAGAGTTGGTCCTACTATCTTTGTAAGCGCTGCAATTCATGGGGATGAATTAAATGGTATAGAGATAATTAGAAGATTAAGAAAACTTACTATTTTAAAAAAGTTAAAAGGGACACTAATCTTAATTCCTATTGTAAATACTTATGGAGTTACTACTCTTTCACGATATATGCCAGATAGAAGAGACTTAAATCGCTCTTTTCCTGGTTCCAAAAAAGGTTCTTTAGCAAGTAGAATTGCAAAAATCTTTTTTGATGAAATCGTTACAAAATGTGATTTTGGTATCGATTTACATACTGCCTCTATTCATAAATCAAACTTACCACAAATACGAACAGATATAAATAATCCTTTTACCTATGACTTAGCAAAATCCTTCGAAGCACCTGTTGTTTTACACTCTGAATTAAGAGATGGTTCTTTAAGAGAAGAAGCACAAAATAAAGGTATTCCCATCTTACTTTATGAAGCAGGAGAAGCACTAAGGTTTGATGAAAAGTCTATTAGAATTGGAGTAAAAGGGATAGTAAATGTTCTAAGAGATTTAGATATGCTTCCTAAATCAACAAAAAGAAAAAAATATAAACTTCCAATTATTGCAAAGAATAGTCAATGGATAAGGTCAACAGAGAGTGGAATCATTAGAACTATTAAGGGTTTAGGAGAAACAGTAAAAGAGGATGAAATTATTGCTTATGTAGATGAACCTTTAGATGATATAAGCTATGAAATAAGAGCAACTTTTGATGGTATTATTATTGGGAAATCTGAAATTCCTTTAATTCAAGAAGGAGATGCAATATTTCATATTGCTAAATTAAAACACTTAGAAATGGCAGAAAATAAAATAGAGTATTTTCATGAAGATGCAATAAATGAAAATGAGTTTGTAGAATTAGATAAAGATGAAATTATCTAA
- a CDS encoding Opr family porin, with product MKKVSLIAASLLVTTNLVANSFDEAFKAGTVSGDITLYGERQNNSGGNKDSGFTMGSIGLSYETGELNGFKAAVGFRGNHDFSEVEKDDYSDGSEKEAIVHTANISYANEYLGLTLGRQEVDLEWLGDFHEAAVLGIKAIPDTTVILGYTKRKAVADADAPLEDFADFGTTDENKEIDYAAVIDAKYEGIKGLTVNPYYYDADNLANWYGLKLDYDTDLFGITLHGAKSSEDVNNVDDGDIAHLEGRLNIAGFGFNLGYVTTDKSGGAGSMSTLGDNINPFDTLRGGDGERVYDADTDTTYLNVNYKIADVELGAMYGEMKYGSDKDKEFDFTVDYSITDNLSVGALYVNLDAENSDDDYDKVTLTIEYSF from the coding sequence ATGAAAAAAGTAAGTTTAATTGCAGCTTCATTATTAGTAACAACTAATTTAGTTGCAAATAGTTTTGATGAAGCATTTAAAGCTGGAACTGTAAGTGGTGATATTACACTATATGGTGAGAGACAAAATAATAGTGGTGGAAATAAAGACTCTGGTTTTACTATGGGTTCTATTGGTCTTTCTTATGAAACTGGAGAATTAAATGGTTTTAAAGCAGCAGTAGGTTTTAGAGGAAATCATGATTTTTCAGAAGTAGAAAAAGATGATTATTCTGATGGAAGTGAAAAAGAGGCTATTGTTCATACTGCAAATATCTCTTATGCAAATGAGTATTTAGGATTAACTCTTGGTAGACAAGAGGTTGATTTAGAGTGGTTAGGTGATTTTCATGAGGCTGCAGTACTTGGAATTAAAGCAATTCCAGATACAACAGTTATTCTTGGATATACAAAGAGAAAAGCTGTTGCAGATGCAGATGCACCTTTAGAAGATTTTGCAGATTTTGGAACTACTGATGAAAATAAAGAGATTGATTATGCAGCTGTAATAGATGCAAAATATGAAGGAATAAAAGGTTTAACTGTTAATCCATACTATTATGATGCTGATAATTTAGCAAATTGGTATGGTTTAAAACTTGATTATGATACTGACTTATTTGGAATAACTTTACATGGTGCAAAAAGTAGTGAAGATGTAAATAATGTAGATGATGGAGATATTGCTCATCTTGAAGGTAGATTAAATATTGCAGGATTTGGATTTAATCTTGGATATGTAACTACTGATAAAAGTGGTGGAGCAGGTTCTATGTCAACTCTTGGAGACAATATCAATCCTTTTGATACTTTAAGAGGTGGAGATGGAGAAAGAGTTTATGATGCAGATACTGATACAACTTATTTAAATGTAAACTATAAAATTGCAGATGTAGAACTTGGTGCAATGTATGGTGAAATGAAATATGGAAGTGATAAAGATAAAGAGTTTGATTTTACTGTAGATTATAGTATTACAGATAACTTATCTGTTGGAGCTCTTTATGTAAATTTAGATGCTGAAAATAGTGATGATGATTATGATAAAGTAACTTTAACTATAGAGTACTCATTTTAA
- a CDS encoding flavodoxin gives MKAIFYATSTGNTEEVANKIHEKLEGFELIDISSEGVSRMSECDSIIIGVSTWGEGELQDDWEDCFDELQEIDFSGKKVALFGLGDQESYGHEFVDALGIMYETLNEKNASIYGKTSISGYEYEYSKAEVDGEFVGLVIDEDNQAELTDERVTNWCNEIKVIL, from the coding sequence ATGAAAGCAATATTTTATGCAACAAGTACAGGTAATACAGAAGAGGTAGCAAATAAGATTCATGAAAAATTAGAAGGATTTGAGTTAATAGATATTTCAAGTGAGGGAGTATCTAGAATGAGTGAATGTGATTCAATTATTATTGGGGTATCAACTTGGGGAGAGGGGGAGCTTCAAGATGACTGGGAAGATTGTTTTGATGAACTTCAAGAAATAGATTTTTCTGGTAAAAAAGTTGCTCTTTTTGGATTAGGAGATCAGGAAAGTTATGGTCATGAGTTTGTTGATGCTTTAGGAATTATGTACGAAACACTAAATGAAAAGAATGCTTCAATTTATGGAAAAACTTCAATTAGTGGTTATGAGTATGAATATTCAAAAGCTGAGGTAGATGGGGAGTTTGTAGGTTTAGTAATTGATGAAGATAATCAAGCTGAACTAACAGATGAGAGAGTTACAAACTGGTGTAATGAGATAAAAGTTATATTATAG